One Thiocapsa sp. genomic window carries:
- a CDS encoding type II toxin-antitoxin system HicB family antitoxin, protein MHFHIESEQEEDGRWIAEIPEIPGALAYGKDAEEAMAKVEVLALRVLAEQIEVGETRPIAIRIDDVSVSLPRNKTLPRRFHSLSEGNGCASKFIDSA, encoded by the coding sequence ATGCACTTCCATATTGAATCGGAGCAAGAAGAGGACGGCCGCTGGATCGCCGAGATCCCCGAGATCCCGGGCGCGCTTGCTTACGGCAAAGACGCCGAAGAAGCCATGGCGAAGGTCGAGGTGCTCGCGCTTCGCGTGCTCGCGGAGCAGATCGAGGTCGGCGAAACCCGCCCCATTGCCATCCGCATTGATGACGTCTCGGTTTCTCTACCCCGCAATAAGACCCTGCCCCGGCGTTTCCACAGTCTCTCCGAGGGCAACGGTTGTGCAAGCAAGTTCATCGATTCAGCCTGA
- a CDS encoding sodium-translocating pyrophosphatase, translating into MNEPVFWIAPIAALLAMIYARKFFKEMLRQDQGTALMQEIGDHVRHGAMAYLRQQYKIMFLVFTVLTIVFGVLAYYYQVQTPWLPFTFVFGGFFSALAGYFGMQTATRASTRTAAAARTSLPEALKIAFRSGAVMGLVVVGLGLGNIVVWFILADLLIPESAAGEGVRMVLVTTTILTFGVGASMQAMFARVGGGIFTKAADVGADLVGKVESGIPEDDPRNPAVIADNVGDNVGDVAGMGADLFESYCGSILAASALGAAAYVLDPTLQMKAVVAPIAIAGIGILLSIVGVYLVKTKEGATQKDLLGSLSRGINASALMIVVASAGLLLLLGIPNVWGIWGAVVTGLVTGIIVGRSTEYSTSPSYGPTRLIAAQAEGGPATLIIAGVGVGMLSTAIPVLAVGTGTLLAFLFASGFDLTQMSLGLYGVAIAAVGMLSTLGITLASDAYGPIADNAGGNAEMSGLGAEVRARTDALDSLGNTTAATGKGFAIGSAALTALALIASYIEVIRIELVNVGQTVLTLGNGASIATAQATLTDFMTFFNVTLLNPTVLVGLLIGSMVAFVFSGLTVQAVGRAAIMMVEEVRRQFREDPGILQGTSQPDYERCVAISTVGAQREMVLPALLAVIAPVVVGLVLGVAGVIGLLMGGLASGFVLAVFLSNAGGAWDNAKKYIESGYHGGKNSRAHRASVIGDTVGDPFKDTSGPSLNILVKLMSIMAIVMAGVTVSYSLL; encoded by the coding sequence ATGAACGAGCCTGTCTTTTGGATCGCACCGATCGCCGCGCTGTTGGCGATGATCTATGCCCGCAAGTTTTTCAAAGAGATGCTCCGGCAGGACCAGGGAACCGCCTTGATGCAGGAGATCGGAGACCATGTGCGCCACGGTGCCATGGCGTATCTGCGCCAGCAGTACAAGATCATGTTCCTGGTGTTTACGGTCCTGACCATCGTTTTCGGCGTCCTTGCCTACTACTACCAGGTTCAGACCCCCTGGCTGCCCTTCACCTTCGTCTTCGGAGGCTTCTTCTCGGCGCTCGCCGGCTATTTCGGTATGCAGACCGCGACCCGTGCCTCCACGCGTACGGCTGCGGCCGCCCGCACCTCGCTCCCGGAGGCACTGAAGATCGCGTTCCGAAGCGGCGCCGTCATGGGGTTGGTGGTGGTCGGGCTCGGGCTCGGCAACATCGTGGTTTGGTTCATCCTGGCCGACCTGCTGATCCCCGAGAGCGCAGCCGGTGAAGGGGTTCGCATGGTGCTGGTCACCACGACCATCCTGACCTTCGGCGTGGGTGCTTCGATGCAGGCCATGTTCGCGCGTGTCGGCGGCGGTATCTTCACCAAGGCCGCGGACGTGGGGGCCGATCTGGTCGGCAAGGTCGAGTCCGGTATCCCGGAGGACGACCCGCGCAATCCGGCCGTCATCGCGGACAACGTCGGGGACAACGTGGGTGACGTCGCCGGCATGGGTGCCGACCTCTTCGAGTCCTATTGCGGTTCCATCCTTGCCGCCTCCGCGCTCGGGGCTGCCGCCTATGTCCTGGACCCCACGCTCCAAATGAAGGCCGTGGTGGCCCCCATCGCGATTGCCGGTATCGGTATCCTGCTGTCGATCGTCGGGGTCTATCTGGTCAAGACCAAGGAGGGCGCGACCCAAAAGGATCTGCTCGGGTCGCTTTCGCGCGGCATCAACGCCAGTGCGCTCATGATCGTGGTGGCCTCCGCGGGCTTGCTCCTGCTGCTCGGCATCCCGAACGTCTGGGGGATCTGGGGTGCGGTGGTGACCGGCTTGGTCACGGGCATCATTGTCGGCCGCTCGACCGAGTATTCGACCTCGCCGAGCTACGGGCCGACCCGGCTCATCGCGGCCCAGGCCGAAGGCGGACCGGCGACCCTCATCATCGCGGGCGTCGGCGTCGGTATGCTCTCGACCGCCATCCCGGTCCTGGCGGTCGGCACCGGGACCCTGTTGGCCTTCCTGTTCGCGTCCGGGTTCGATCTCACCCAGATGAGCCTCGGCCTCTACGGCGTGGCCATTGCTGCGGTCGGGATGCTCTCCACGCTGGGTATCACGCTCGCCAGCGATGCCTATGGTCCGATCGCGGATAATGCCGGCGGCAACGCCGAGATGAGCGGTCTGGGCGCGGAGGTGCGGGCACGCACCGATGCGCTGGATTCACTCGGCAACACGACGGCGGCGACCGGCAAGGGGTTCGCGATCGGCTCTGCGGCCTTGACCGCGCTCGCACTCATCGCCTCCTACATCGAGGTGATCCGCATCGAGCTGGTGAATGTCGGTCAGACGGTCTTGACGCTCGGCAACGGCGCGAGCATCGCGACCGCGCAGGCGACCCTGACCGATTTCATGACCTTCTTCAACGTGACCCTGCTCAACCCGACCGTCCTCGTGGGCCTGCTGATCGGCTCGATGGTGGCCTTTGTCTTCAGCGGCTTGACCGTGCAGGCGGTCGGGCGCGCAGCCATCATGATGGTCGAAGAGGTGCGCCGGCAGTTTCGCGAAGATCCGGGCATCTTGCAGGGGACCTCGCAGCCGGATTACGAGCGCTGTGTTGCCATCTCCACCGTCGGTGCACAGCGCGAGATGGTCCTGCCGGCCCTTCTGGCGGTCATCGCGCCGGTCGTCGTGGGCTTGGTGTTGGGGGTTGCGGGCGTGATCGGGCTGCTGATGGGGGGGCTTGCGAGCGGTTTCGTGCTTGCGGTCTTTCTTTCGAATGCCGGCGGCGCCTGGGACAACGCCAAGAAATACATCGAGTCCGGTTATCACGGCGGCAAGAATTCGCGCGCACACCGGGCATCCGTGATCGGCGATACGGTCGGCGATCCCTTCAAGGACACCTCTGGACCGAGCCTGAACATCCTAGTCAAGCTGATGAGCATCATGGCCATCGTCATGGCCGGGGTGACCGTGAGCTACAGCTTGCTCTGA
- a CDS encoding thioredoxin family protein encodes MASLETPVCDFGRPAPDFALPGTDGTIWTRDACAGERGLLVMFICNHCPYVKAVRERIVRDARDLIAVGIGCVAIMSNDTRDYPEDSFENMQRIAVALSFPFPYLLDDTQAVAKAYGAVCTPDFFGYNAALELQFRGRLDASRKETAPEGTARDLYTAMSQVARTGEGPAEQIPSVGCSIKWKTA; translated from the coding sequence ATGGCATCGCTTGAAACCCCCGTTTGCGACTTCGGGCGCCCTGCCCCGGATTTCGCGCTCCCCGGCACCGACGGCACGATCTGGACGCGCGACGCCTGCGCCGGCGAGCGCGGGCTGCTCGTCATGTTCATCTGCAACCACTGCCCCTACGTGAAGGCGGTGCGCGAGCGCATCGTTCGGGATGCGCGCGATCTGATCGCCGTCGGCATCGGCTGCGTCGCCATCATGTCCAACGACACCCGTGACTATCCGGAAGACTCCTTCGAGAACATGCAACGGATCGCCGTGGCGCTGAGCTTCCCGTTCCCCTATCTGCTCGATGACACCCAAGCGGTCGCCAAGGCGTACGGTGCGGTCTGCACGCCCGACTTTTTCGGCTACAACGCCGCGCTGGAGCTGCAGTTCCGCGGACGGCTCGATGCCAGTCGCAAAGAGACGGCCCCGGAGGGCACCGCACGCGACCTCTACACCGCGATGTCGCAGGTCGCGCGCACCGGCGAGGGCCCGGCGGAACAGATCCCGAGCGTCGGCTGCTCCATCAAGTGGAAGACGGCGTGA
- the metK gene encoding methionine adenosyltransferase, whose protein sequence is MSKDYIFTSESVSEGHPDKMADQISDAVLDEIFRRDPNHAKARVACETLVKTGFVVLAGEITLTDENLKIDYESVVRKVVTDIGYDGSEVGFDGQTCGVLVALGEQSKDINQGVDRESEESQGAGDQGMMFGYATNETDQLMPAAIDYAHRLVKRQAEVRKNGTLPWLRPDAKSQVTFRYIDGKPAAVEAVVLSTQHSPEVSQSVLHEAVMEEIIKPVLGGTGWMNGDTKYHINPTGQFIIGGPVGDCGLTGRKIIVDTYGGMARHGGGAFSGKDPSKVDRSAAYAGRYVAKNIVAAGLAEKCEVQVSYAIGVAEPTSLSIDTFGTANISEHRIIELIRAHFDLRPYGITRMLDLTNRDLIKYRDTAAYGHFGRSEPGFTWERTDKAEMLREAAGI, encoded by the coding sequence ATGAGTAAGGACTATATCTTCACCTCCGAATCCGTCTCCGAGGGCCACCCGGACAAGATGGCGGACCAGATCTCCGACGCCGTGCTCGACGAGATCTTCCGCCGCGATCCGAATCACGCCAAGGCGCGCGTTGCTTGCGAGACGCTTGTCAAGACCGGGTTCGTGGTGCTGGCCGGCGAGATCACGCTCACGGACGAGAACCTGAAGATCGACTACGAGAGCGTCGTGCGCAAGGTCGTCACCGATATCGGCTACGACGGTTCCGAGGTCGGTTTCGACGGGCAAACCTGCGGCGTACTGGTCGCGCTCGGCGAGCAATCCAAAGATATCAATCAAGGCGTCGACCGCGAGAGCGAAGAGTCGCAAGGCGCCGGCGACCAAGGCATGATGTTCGGCTACGCCACGAACGAAACCGATCAGCTCATGCCCGCCGCGATCGATTACGCGCATCGCCTGGTCAAGCGCCAGGCCGAGGTCCGCAAGAACGGCACCCTGCCGTGGCTGCGTCCGGACGCCAAATCGCAGGTGACCTTTCGCTACATCGACGGGAAGCCGGCTGCCGTGGAGGCCGTGGTGCTCTCGACCCAGCATAGCCCCGAGGTCAGCCAAAGTGTGCTGCACGAGGCGGTGATGGAAGAGATCATCAAGCCCGTGCTCGGCGGCACCGGCTGGATGAACGGCGACACCAAATATCACATCAACCCGACCGGCCAGTTCATCATCGGTGGCCCGGTCGGCGACTGCGGCCTGACCGGGCGCAAGATCATCGTCGACACCTACGGCGGCATGGCGCGCCACGGCGGCGGGGCCTTCTCCGGCAAGGATCCCTCGAAGGTCGACCGCTCGGCTGCTTACGCCGGGCGTTATGTCGCCAAGAACATCGTCGCCGCGGGTCTTGCGGAGAAGTGCGAGGTTCAGGTGTCCTACGCGATCGGTGTTGCCGAGCCGACGTCCCTGTCCATCGACACCTTCGGGACGGCGAACATCAGCGAGCATCGCATCATCGAGCTGATCCGCGCGCACTTCGATCTGCGTCCCTACGGCATCACCCGCATGTTGGATCTCACCAACCGCGACCTGATCAAGTACCGCGACACGGCCGCCTACGGTCACTTCGGGCGTTCGGAGCCGGGCTTCACCTGGGAGCGCACGGACAAGGCCGAGATGCTGCGGGAGGCGGCGGGGATTTAA
- the ahcY gene encoding adenosylhomocysteinase produces the protein MSEFTDYKVADISLADFGRKEMDIAETEMPGLMALREQFGTSKPLAGARITGSLHMTIQTAVLIETLVELGAEIRWCSCNIFSTQDHAAAAIAAAGIPVYAWKGETLDEYWWCTEQVLNWSDGGGPNMILDDGGDATLIVHKGVEYEKAGAIPAPKADDNEEWQSILGLLSRTFARNPKHWHGIAEGLRGVTEETTTGVHRLYQMFRDGQLLFPAMNVNDSVTKSKFDNLYGCRESLVDAIKRATDVMIAGKIALVCGYGDVGKGSAASLRGLGSTVWITEVDPICALQAAMEGYRVVTIEDVVGMIDIFVTATGNTDIITHDHMVAMKNQAIVCNIGHFDNEIQVQSLKQYEWVNIKPQVDQIIFPDGHRITLLAEGRLVNLGCATGHPSFVMSNSFTNQVLAQIEIFTKPEEYPIGVYVLPKHLDEDVARLHLGKIGAKLTTLSKAQADYIGVPVEGPYKAENYRY, from the coding sequence ATGAGTGAGTTTACCGATTACAAGGTTGCCGACATCTCCCTGGCCGATTTCGGTCGCAAAGAGATGGACATTGCCGAGACCGAGATGCCGGGTCTGATGGCCCTGCGCGAGCAGTTCGGCACGTCCAAACCCCTTGCCGGAGCCCGCATCACCGGCAGTCTGCACATGACCATCCAGACCGCGGTGCTGATCGAGACCCTGGTTGAGCTCGGTGCCGAGATCCGCTGGTGCTCGTGCAACATCTTCTCGACCCAGGATCACGCTGCCGCCGCCATCGCCGCGGCCGGTATCCCGGTCTATGCCTGGAAGGGCGAGACCCTGGACGAGTACTGGTGGTGCACCGAGCAGGTCCTGAACTGGTCCGACGGCGGCGGCCCGAACATGATCCTGGACGACGGCGGTGACGCCACACTGATCGTGCACAAGGGTGTCGAGTACGAAAAGGCCGGCGCCATCCCGGCACCCAAGGCCGACGACAACGAGGAGTGGCAGTCCATCCTCGGCTTGCTCTCGCGCACCTTCGCGCGCAACCCCAAGCATTGGCACGGCATCGCCGAGGGCCTCCGCGGCGTGACCGAGGAGACGACCACCGGCGTTCATCGTCTCTATCAGATGTTCCGTGACGGGCAGCTCCTCTTCCCCGCCATGAACGTCAACGACTCGGTGACCAAGTCGAAGTTCGACAACCTCTACGGCTGCCGCGAGTCGCTGGTCGACGCCATCAAGCGCGCGACCGACGTCATGATCGCCGGCAAGATCGCATTGGTCTGCGGTTACGGCGATGTCGGCAAGGGTTCGGCCGCGTCGCTGCGCGGTCTGGGTTCGACCGTCTGGATCACCGAGGTCGATCCCATCTGTGCGTTGCAGGCGGCAATGGAAGGCTATCGCGTCGTCACCATCGAGGATGTCGTCGGCATGATCGACATCTTCGTCACGGCGACCGGCAACACCGACATCATCACCCACGATCACATGGTCGCCATGAAGAACCAGGCGATCGTCTGCAACATCGGCCACTTCGACAACGAGATCCAGGTTCAGTCGCTGAAGCAGTACGAGTGGGTCAACATCAAGCCGCAGGTCGATCAGATCATCTTCCCGGACGGGCATCGCATCACCCTGCTGGCCGAAGGGCGGCTGGTCAACCTGGGTTGCGCGACCGGACATCCGAGCTTCGTGATGTCCAACAGCTTCACCAATCAGGTGCTGGCCCAGATCGAGATCTTCACCAAGCCCGAGGAGTATCCGATCGGCGTCTATGTGCTGCCCAAGCATCTGGACGAGGATGTGGCGCGTCTGCATCTGGGCAAGATCGGCGCGAAGCTGACGACCCTGTCGAAGGCGCAAGCCGACTATATCGGAGTCCCGGTGGAGGGGCCTTACAAGGCCGAGAACTACAGGTATTAA
- the gap gene encoding type I glyceraldehyde-3-phosphate dehydrogenase — MTLKVGINGFGRIGRMAFRAIAKDFPGIEVVAINDLLDPEYLAYMLKYDSVHGNFKGDIAVDGHTMIVNGKSIRLTAERDPANLKWDEVGAELVIECTGFFLDDASCRKHLEAGAKKVVQSAPSKDATPMFVYGVNHKTYAGEAIISAASCTTNCLAPVAKVLHDNWGIKRGLMTTVHAATATQKTVDGPSMKDWRGGRGILENIIPSSTGAAKAAGKVLPELNGKLTGMAFRVPTSDVSVVDLTVELTKEATYADICAAMKKASESGDLAGVLGYTDEKVVSTDFRGCPTPSVFDAEAGIALDPTFVKVVAWYDNEYGYTCNMLRMVEHVSK; from the coding sequence ATGACACTTAAAGTCGGCATCAATGGTTTCGGTCGTATCGGTCGTATGGCGTTTCGCGCAATCGCGAAGGATTTCCCCGGCATCGAGGTCGTCGCCATCAACGACCTGCTCGACCCCGAGTATCTGGCCTACATGCTGAAATACGACTCCGTCCACGGCAATTTCAAGGGCGACATCGCCGTCGACGGCCACACCATGATCGTCAACGGCAAGAGCATCCGTCTGACCGCCGAGCGCGATCCGGCCAATCTCAAGTGGGACGAGGTCGGCGCCGAGCTGGTCATCGAGTGCACCGGTTTCTTCCTCGACGACGCCTCCTGCCGCAAGCACCTCGAGGCCGGCGCCAAGAAGGTCGTGCAAAGTGCGCCCTCCAAGGACGCGACCCCGATGTTCGTCTACGGTGTGAATCATAAGACCTACGCCGGCGAAGCCATCATCTCGGCAGCCTCCTGCACCACCAACTGCCTGGCGCCTGTCGCCAAGGTGCTGCACGACAACTGGGGCATCAAGCGCGGTCTGATGACCACCGTGCATGCCGCCACCGCGACCCAGAAGACGGTCGACGGCCCCTCCATGAAGGACTGGCGCGGCGGTCGCGGCATCCTGGAGAACATCATCCCCTCCTCCACCGGTGCGGCCAAAGCGGCCGGCAAGGTGCTGCCCGAGCTCAACGGCAAGCTGACCGGCATGGCCTTCCGCGTGCCGACCTCCGACGTCTCCGTGGTCGACCTGACCGTCGAGCTGACCAAAGAAGCCACCTATGCCGACATCTGCGCGGCCATGAAAAAGGCGTCCGAGTCCGGCGATCTGGCCGGCGTGCTGGGCTACACCGATGAGAAGGTGGTCTCCACCGATTTCCGCGGCTGCCCCACGCCGTCCGTCTTCGACGCCGAAGCCGGCATCGCGCTGGACCCGACCTTCGTGAAGGTCGTCGCCTGGTACGACAACGAGTACGGCTACACCTGCAACATGCTGCGCATGGTGGAGCACGTTTCGAAGTAA
- a CDS encoding sulfur globule family protein: MNKTIKFAGLAAVVALAGASFSASAWWGGPGYGGPGGYGGGPGYGSGMMDNFGDMFGDGTGDFNMNMSGSGRSYGRGQGRGYGRGYGYGEQHGYGAPYGYGAPYGAPGYGAPYGGPGYGAPYGGMPAPMMAPPAAPAQ; encoded by the coding sequence ATGAATAAAACGATTAAGTTTGCAGGACTCGCAGCCGTTGTCGCTCTGGCCGGTGCCTCCTTCTCGGCCAGCGCCTGGTGGGGTGGCCCGGGTTACGGCGGTCCCGGCGGCTACGGCGGTGGCCCCGGCTACGGCAGCGGCATGATGGACAACTTCGGCGACATGTTCGGTGACGGCACCGGCGACTTCAACATGAACATGAGCGGGAGCGGTCGCTCCTACGGGCGTGGTCAGGGCCGTGGCTACGGTCGCGGTTACGGCTACGGCGAGCAGCACGGCTACGGCGCGCCTTACGGCTATGGTGCCCCTTACGGCGCGCCCGGCTACGGTGCTCCGTACGGTGGGCCCGGCTACGGCGCACCCTACGGCGGCATGCCTGCCCCGATGATGGCCCCTCCGGCGGCTCCCGCTCAATAA
- the metF gene encoding methylenetetrahydrofolate reductase [NAD(P)H], translating into MPPVSQQTPTYSVELFPPKTPEGMEKLKLEIAQLNSVSPGYFSVTYGAGGSTRERTFETVDWLRRHDIETAPHIACVGSARAEIREIVGRYREQGIRRLVALRGDLPSGMGGGTGGDFRYANELVTFIRDEFGDTFKIEVAAYPEYHPQSGSPERDLDNFKRKVEAGADTAITQYFYNPDAYFAFVESANRVGVTLPIIPGIMPITNFTQLARFSDACGAEIPRWVRRRLEGYGDDVESLRAFGHEVVLNLCRRLIDGGAPGLHFYTMNQSGPTLRLWKDLALPLPV; encoded by the coding sequence ATGCCGCCCGTATCACAGCAAACCCCGACCTACAGCGTCGAGCTCTTCCCGCCCAAGACCCCGGAAGGGATGGAGAAGCTCAAGCTCGAGATCGCACAGCTCAACAGCGTCTCGCCGGGCTACTTTTCGGTGACCTACGGGGCCGGAGGATCGACGCGCGAGCGCACCTTCGAGACCGTCGACTGGCTGCGTAGGCACGACATCGAGACCGCCCCGCACATTGCCTGTGTCGGCTCGGCACGGGCCGAGATCCGCGAGATCGTCGGTCGTTACCGCGAGCAGGGGATCCGACGTCTGGTGGCCTTGCGAGGGGATCTTCCGTCCGGCATGGGCGGAGGCACCGGTGGTGATTTCCGTTATGCCAACGAGCTCGTCACCTTCATCCGCGACGAATTCGGGGATACCTTCAAGATCGAGGTCGCGGCCTATCCCGAGTATCACCCGCAATCCGGGAGTCCCGAGCGCGATCTCGACAACTTCAAGCGTAAGGTCGAGGCCGGTGCGGATACCGCCATCACCCAGTATTTCTACAACCCGGATGCCTACTTCGCCTTCGTCGAGAGCGCCAACCGGGTCGGCGTCACCCTGCCGATTATTCCCGGCATCATGCCCATCACCAATTTCACGCAGCTCGCGCGCTTCTCCGACGCCTGCGGTGCCGAGATCCCGCGCTGGGTACGGCGCCGACTCGAAGGCTACGGCGACGACGTGGAGAGTCTGCGTGCCTTCGGGCATGAGGTCGTGCTCAACCTCTGCCGTCGCCTGATCGACGGCGGTGCGCCGGGTCTGCACTTCTATACGATGAACCAGTCGGGTCCGACGCTGCGGCTTTGGAAGGATCTCGCACTTCCGCTCCCCGTCTGA
- the tkt gene encoding transketolase: MSSRKDLANAVRALAMDAVQKANSGHPGAPMGMADIAEVLWNDFMTHNPGNPAWPDRDRFVLSNGHGSMLIYALLHLTGYELGIEDLKQFRQLHSRTPGHPEYGYAPGVETTTGPLGQGITNAVGMALAEKALAAQFNKPGHDIVDHHTYVFLGDGCLMEGISHEACSLAGALGLGKLIAVYDDNNISIDGEVRGHGDTPAWFLDDTPKRFEAYGWHVIPKVDGHDAEAVKAAIETAREITDRPSLICCQTIIGYGSPNKQGKEECHGAALGEDEIALTREALGWNHPPFVIPEAVYQGWDAKERGAVAESAWNDRFAAYAAKFPAEAAELKRRMAGDLPSDWAAQSDAFIAAVIEKGETIASRKASQNALNGFGPLLPELLGGSADLAGSNLTLWKGCKGIGKGDAPGNYVYYGVREFGMSAIMNGIALHGGFVPYGATFLMFSEYARNALRMAALMKIQSIFVYTHDSIGLGEDGPTHQPVEQIPTLRMIPNMSVWRPCDAVESAISWKLAIERRTGPSCLIFSRQNLAHMSRTPEQLAAITRGGYVLRDCAGTPDAIIIATGSEVELAVKAAEAMSDKAVRVVSMPSTDTFDAQDAAYRESVLPKAVTARVAVEAAVTDGWWKYVGHQGAILGVDRFGESAPAGPLFKELGFTVENLVAKIRGVL; the protein is encoded by the coding sequence ATGTCCTCACGTAAAGATCTTGCCAATGCCGTACGAGCACTCGCGATGGACGCGGTCCAGAAGGCCAATTCGGGTCACCCGGGCGCGCCGATGGGCATGGCCGACATCGCCGAGGTGCTCTGGAACGACTTCATGACGCACAATCCGGGCAACCCGGCCTGGCCCGACCGCGACCGCTTCGTCCTCTCGAACGGCCACGGCTCGATGCTGATCTACGCGCTCCTGCACCTGACGGGATATGAGCTCGGGATCGAGGACCTCAAGCAGTTCCGCCAACTTCACTCCAGGACCCCCGGGCATCCCGAATACGGCTATGCCCCGGGTGTGGAGACCACCACGGGGCCGCTCGGTCAGGGCATCACCAATGCGGTCGGCATGGCACTGGCCGAAAAGGCACTCGCCGCACAGTTCAACAAGCCCGGCCACGACATCGTCGACCACCACACCTATGTCTTCTTGGGCGACGGCTGTCTGATGGAAGGCATCTCGCACGAGGCGTGCTCCCTGGCCGGCGCCCTGGGCCTGGGCAAGCTGATCGCGGTCTACGACGACAACAACATCTCGATCGACGGCGAGGTCCGCGGCCACGGCGACACGCCGGCGTGGTTCCTCGACGACACCCCGAAACGCTTCGAAGCCTACGGCTGGCATGTCATCCCCAAGGTCGACGGACACGATGCGGAGGCGGTCAAAGCCGCCATCGAGACCGCCCGGGAGATCACCGACCGCCCGAGCCTGATCTGCTGCCAGACCATCATCGGTTACGGCTCGCCGAACAAGCAGGGTAAGGAAGAGTGTCACGGCGCGGCGCTCGGCGAGGACGAGATCGCCCTCACCCGCGAGGCGCTGGGCTGGAACCATCCGCCCTTCGTCATCCCGGAGGCCGTCTATCAGGGTTGGGACGCCAAGGAGCGCGGCGCAGTGGCCGAGTCCGCATGGAACGACCGCTTTGCCGCCTATGCGGCGAAATTCCCGGCCGAGGCCGCCGAGCTCAAGCGTCGCATGGCCGGCGATCTGCCGAGCGATTGGGCCGCGCAGTCGGATGCCTTCATCGCTGCCGTGATTGAGAAGGGCGAGACCATCGCCTCGCGCAAGGCGTCTCAAAATGCACTCAACGGCTTCGGCCCGCTGTTGCCCGAGCTGCTCGGCGGCTCCGCGGACCTCGCCGGCTCCAACCTAACCCTCTGGAAGGGCTGCAAAGGCATCGGCAAGGGCGACGCGCCCGGCAACTATGTCTATTACGGCGTGCGCGAGTTCGGCATGTCGGCCATCATGAACGGCATCGCGCTGCACGGCGGTTTCGTGCCCTACGGTGCGACCTTCCTGATGTTCTCCGAGTACGCCCGCAATGCGCTGCGCATGGCGGCGCTTATGAAGATCCAGTCGATCTTCGTCTACACCCATGACTCCATCGGTCTGGGCGAGGACGGCCCGACCCATCAGCCGGTCGAGCAGATCCCGACGCTGCGCATGATCCCGAACATGAGCGTCTGGCGTCCGTGCGACGCGGTCGAGTCGGCGATCTCATGGAAACTCGCGATCGAGCGACGCACCGGCCCGAGCTGCCTGATCTTCTCGCGCCAGAACCTCGCGCACATGAGCCGCACACCCGAGCAGCTCGCCGCCATCACGCGCGGCGGTTATGTGCTGCGCGACTGTGCCGGCACCCCGGATGCGATCATCATCGCCACGGGCTCGGAGGTCGAGCTGGCCGTGAAGGCCGCGGAGGCCATGTCCGACAAGGCCGTTCGCGTGGTGTCCATGCCATCGACGGACACCTTCGATGCGCAGGATGCGGCCTATCGCGAATCGGTCCTGCCCAAGGCCGTGACCGCACGCGTTGCGGTCGAAGCAGCGGTCACGGACGGCTGGTGGAAGTATGTCGGTCACCAGGGCGCCATCCTGGGTGTCGACCGCTTCGGCGAGTCGGCGCCTGCCGGCCCGCTCTTCAAGGAGCTCGGCTTCACGGTCGAGAATCTGGTGGCCAAGATCCGGGGCGTACTCTGA